TCCGCGAGGATATGCTCGAGATAATGAGCACTTTTGATCTTTTTATGCTTCCCTCGCTCTGGGAAGGCCTGGGTATTGTCCTTCTCGAGGCAATGGCCTTTAAGATTCCCGTGGTGGCCAGCAGAGTGGGAGGCATCACCGATGTGGTCATCGACGGTGAGACAGGGTTTCTTGTGCCGCCACGTGACGAGCGATCCCTTGCAGAGTCTGCCCTGAGGCTTCTCATGGACCCGGAAAAGGGGAGATTGATGGGTGAAAAAGGATACCTGCGCGTGGCAGAGGAATTTCAGGAGAGAGTGGCCAATGAGAGGATGATGGAACTTTACGCCCGCCTCATGAAAGAGAAAAGAGGCTGATCCGGACGGTTTAAAGGTTACCCCAGGATTTTATATTATCATTATGAGTGGAGGATCTTTTATGGTAACGAACACCGACATGCTTGTGAAAAAAATGGGAGAGAAAAACTTCGCCAAGCTCAAGGCCCTGGAAAATGACCATGCCATTGAATTCGTGGCAAAATACGTTGAGCTCTGCGAGCCTGACGCAGTATTTTTCAACGATGACTCGCCTGAGGATGTGCAGAAACTGAGAGATGACGCCATTGCCCACGGCGAGGAGCGGAAAATAGGGCTTCCCGGCCAGACAGCCCATAATGACGGCTACTATGACCAGGCCCGCGACAAGAACAACACAAAGTATCTTCTTCCCAAAGGCGTTGACCTCGGCCCCCATATCCTTGCCACAGAGCGTGAGGAAGGGCACAGGGAGATCCATGAGATCCTCAGGGGTATCATGAAGGGCGCCACCATGTATGTGCGCTGCCACTCCCTGGGCCCCGTGAACTCGGAGTTCTCCATCAGCGCCCTGCAGATTACCGACTCGGCCTATGTGGCCCACAGCGAGGACATCCTTTACCGTGGCGGCTACGAGCAGTTCAAGAAGCTCCGGGGCTCCAACGAATTCTTCAGGTTTATTCACAGCCAGGGTGAGCTTGCAGGCGCCGTGTGCAAGAACCTGGACAAGCGGAGAATCTACATGGATCTCACCAACAACACGGTTTACAGCACCAACACCCAGTATGGCGGCAACTCAATAGGCCTCAAGAAGCTCGCGATGCGCCTTGCCATCCAGAAGGCCAACAAGAGCGACTGGCTCACCGAGCACATGCTTATTATGGGAGTCCATGGACCTGGAGGCAGGGTGACCTATTTCACCGGCGCTTTCCCCAGCGCCTGCGGGAAGACCTCTACCGCCATGCTTCCCGGCGAGACCATCATCGGCGACGATATCGCCTACATCAGGGCAGCTGATGGCGTGATGAAGACCGTGAACGTCGAGAAGGGCATATTCGGCAT
The Candidatus Eremiobacterota bacterium genome window above contains:
- a CDS encoding phosphoenolpyruvate carboxykinase (GTP); the encoded protein is MVTNTDMLVKKMGEKNFAKLKALENDHAIEFVAKYVELCEPDAVFFNDDSPEDVQKLRDDAIAHGEERKIGLPGQTAHNDGYYDQARDKNNTKYLLPKGVDLGPHILATEREEGHREIHEILRGIMKGATMYVRCHSLGPVNSEFSISALQITDSAYVAHSEDILYRGGYEQFKKLRGSNEFFRFIHSQGELAGAVCKNLDKRRIYMDLTNNTVYSTNTQYGGNSIGLKKLAMRLAIQKANKSDWLTEHMLIMGVHGPGGRVTYFTGAFPSACGKTSTAMLPGETIIGDDIAYIRAADGVMKTVNVEKGIFGIIQDVNAKDDPLIWKVLTTPGEAIFVNVLIDDEGTPHWLGKGTPPPQHGVNHHGEWTPGTKDKDGKTVDISNKNARYTIPLARLGNIDRMADSPEGVPVGGIIYGGRDSDTTVPVEQTFDWNHGIITKGASLESETTAATLGKEGVRLFNPMSNLEFLAVDLGTYLKNNLDFGKKLKNPPLIFGVNYFLKNKEGKYHNTMDDKRIWVKWMELRVHGDVEVIKTPTGHIPKYADLQRLFKEVLKREYTEAEYEEQFTVRIPELLAKIDRIEKEYNKEKNIPPVLFDVLEAQKKRLHEAREKKGDYIKPSQL